Sequence from the Thermothelomyces thermophilus ATCC 42464 chromosome 2, complete sequence genome:
GCCATCTACCTCGAGCCCTCCGCCGACCCCGCCATGGCCGCCGAGGTCATTGTCGACTCCAAGACCAACTACCCGGCCGCCTGCAACGCCCTCGAGACCCTGCTGGTGCACGAGGCCGCCCTGGCCACCCACCTCCccaccgtcgccgccgccctcgccgccaaGGGCGTCGACCTGCGCTGCGACGCCCCGAGCaaggccgccctcgccggcgTCCCCGACCTCACCATCGCCGACGCCACCGAGCAGGACTACTCGACCGAGTTCCTCTCCCTGACGCTCGCCGTCAAGACGGTCCCGTCTCtcgccgacgccgtcgccCACATCAACACGCACGGCTCCCACCACACCGACTGCATCCTGACTTCGTCGGCCGAGAACGCCGAGCAGTTCATGGCCGCCGTCGACTCGTCCGGCGTTTACTGGAACGCGTCGACCCGCTTCGCCGACGGAACGCGCTACGGCTTCGGCACCGAGGTCGGCATCAGCACCAACAAGATCCACTCGCGCGGTCCCGTCGGCCTGGAGGGCCTGATGATCTACAAATACAAGATCCGGGGCCACGGCCAGGTCGCGGCTAGCTACGGGGCCGGCGAGGGGAAGAAGCAGTTCTTGCATCAGCGGCTGCCTTTGGAGTAGTGAAAGCGGAAACACCAAAATAATAGACTGGGGAAAAGTTATTTTATTTTttgtttattttttttttaatttttttttattttttttcttggttTCATGCGCAGCCGTAAATTGATTCATTGATATGCATTGATATGCCGAACGGGTTTGTATCGCTGCTACCGTCCAAAAGGCATAGAAGTAATAAAGCAATGGTTTGTTTTTCAGGCCCCGCGACTCCCGAACCACTTCACTACTCCTACATCGACATAGTCATCAGGGCACACAAACACCCACACAGAGTTTTGGTTCATGCCAGGAATCAAACACTCCGTAGACAAAAGAGCACTACGGACGTACATGACAAACACCACACCACCAACACGCCAGCCAGCCAGCTCAGCTTTGCAGCCATGCCCACTTGTCTGCCGCAGCAAAAACAAGAaacaaaagaaaaggaaCCTTGTAGACGGAACGACACTTGGCCGTCGGTTGCTCCGGCCCCTCCCCTCCTTAAAAGCCAAACAACAGAGAGGGGGTATTAACATGATGACTTGCTTTGCTGCCGCCGAAAGCGTCAACTGGCTCAACCAACAGCCAGTCCCTCTCGGTTCTCTCctacaaaaaaaaaaaaaaaaaagaaagaaagaaagaaacatGCCCCTGAAAAGGTTGAATGATAGAGAAAGAGAATAAAATGTGCAAATAGAAAAGTAACCTGAACAAAGCATGAAGCATGCGGGTCATGATCCATCCCTCATCGATAACATCATCACTCATACGGCTCAAAAGGCAGcctttcctcctcctccttcatTCCCTTTCTCCTCTCTTCCCCTCTCTCCGTTTGTCTCCGACAACGACGGCAAATGATCCATCTGACCGGGCAGACGAACCAGCTCGGAATGTGACAACATGTGACGGTATGCATCACTCGCCCCTCCGCAGCCCGtatccgccgccgccgtgcccTCTCAGGCCCTGCCCGGACCCGGGCCGCGATACCCCGCTCGCGCTCCCATGGTGGCCGCTCACCCCCATCACGGCCGCGCTCTTGGTCCGCTCGTGATGCGCCACGCGCCCGATCCGGCTCTCGGGCCCTGCGATGCCCGAAGGCTTCCCGAACCCGCTGGCGCCGGGAGCCCGGAGGCCAGATGCCCGGAAGCCGTTCGGCGCGCCATTGACCGACATGCGGAAGTTGTTGGTGCTGCTGCCGTTGCCCGCCGTGGTGCCAGGGGTCCGGGAAGAGAGCGAAGACGACTGGCGCCTATTGGGCGTCTTCGCGCTCTGAACCGGGGCTGGGGCCGGGGTGGGTTGCTGCGGCtgtggctgctgctgctgctgttgttgttgttgttgttcctcgtcctcctctggTACGTTCCCAATAAAGCTCTGCTGCATGTTCATCATCTCCTCGGCGAGCATGACCAGCTCGCCCTTTTCGACACGCTCGCGCTCCAAGAGGACCCGCAGGTCGGCATTGTCCGCCTGCACCGTCTTGAGCACGGCCTCGAGCTTCTcgacctcggcctcgagctccttGATCTGAGCGGCGTCCCGCGCCTTGTCGGCGCGGCGCTCCTCTTCGATCTCGGCCAGCCGCGCCGGGTCGATGCCGCCGTGGCTGCGCGAGTGGTTGCTGTGCCGGAGCTCGTCGTTTTCTTGGGTGAGCTGGTCCACCTGCGCCTGCAGCTTGCGGACCTGCTTCTCCCACCGGTTCTCGTAGCTCTTCTTGAGAGCGGCCACCTTCGTCTCGTGCTTGCTCTTGTAGAGCGCGTGCAGCTCGCGCGCGACGCGCTCGACAGCGATCTCGACCTCCTTGTTGGACGGCACTGGCGGCCTGTTCTcgcccgcggccgcggcggcttcGGCGCTGAGCTTGCCGGCCCGCATGCCAGCCATCTTGCTCTCGGCATCCTGAGCCATCATCTCGGCCGCCTCCCGGCGcttctcggcctcgtcgagcTTGAACTCGAGCTCCTCGCGCTCGCGCTGGCTGACGACAATCTCCTCCTTGACCTTCCGTAAGACCGCCTCCATctcgcgcccgcgccgctcCCAGCTGTCTTTTTCCGCCTGGAGGGCCTCCAGCATCCCCTGCACCTCCCGCAGCTGCTCCATGCACTCGCCCACCCGCTTTTCGGCGTCGCCGACAGCGGTCTTGAGCGAGAGCACCTCGGCCTCCTTGCCGCTGAGCGATGCCTTGAGGCTGCTGATTTCTGACAGGAACCCCGACTTGAGCGACTCGAGCTCGCGCGGTGTGATGGTCGGGATGCTGCGGGGCGTGGGAGCAGGGGGGATATCGAAGTCGAGCAGGTTGACGAGATTGTTACGCTGAGGCgtggcggcgtcgtcgggcGTCCTTGCCGGCAGGTGGCCGCCGCGCCTGGACGGGGTTGGCTGGGCGCCGTAGGCGCCGTACCTCATCTGCTCGGTGAAATCCATCAGGTTGGTCGTTGTGTTGCCGGCGTCGTACGAGCCGTTCGACCGCGGCGTCCTCGCCGCTATCGAGCCCTCCGGCCGGCCGCCAACACGTGGGGTGGACCCTCCCACGGTGGAGAGCTTAGTCGGGCTGTCGCTGCGCATCTGGCCCAGCATGGTCAGGTTCGGCACGGTCGAGAAGGCGCTGAAGGTGCTCATCATGGTATCGTCCGCAGCAGAGTGTTCCTCCTCGGCAGCGTGGCTCCGGCCGTCCGCCGCATCGTGCTCCATCGACATGGTATGATCGCCGTCGTGGTCGATGTCGTCTGGCTCGTCGTTCATCGCGTTAACTTCATCCTCAAAGATGTCGATGACGTGCTTCAGTCCCTCGTTCTCGCGCACCGCCTCCGGGAGGCTGCTGGCCTGGCGCTCGCCTGTGAACTGGCGCTCGCCAGAAGAGCGGCGATCCTCCGACGACCGCCGCGGCGACTCGCTTGCGGTCGAGCTGGCCTGGCTCACCCGGACGGGAAACCGCTTGATCGGCGCCGGCTTCCGGGGGCTCTGCGGTAGTGGCGGTGGGGGCATGCTCTTGGCGGACGACGGTGCTTCTTCGCCGGCGGATTGTGGTGAGGGCTGGTTCTGGGTCTGCGCCTGGACCTGGCTCTGCTGGTGCTGTTGCAGGATCTTGAGCGGTGAGAGCTCGCTCCCCGACAAGATGCGGGATCCTGGACGCGGCTTTGGCGGTGACGGCCCGCGCTGGGTCGGAGAGGTCACGCTGTCCCTACCGTGAGGGAGAAATGGGGTGCTGTCGCCGTCATCACTGCTGTTGCGGTTCTCGGCGTTGTCGACGGGTTTCCGGGCGGTGTCGAAGGTTCCGtggcccgcgcccgcgcccgctggTGTCGAGGAATTCAGCGCCGCGCTTGGCGTCGGCGTCAAAGGCGTGGCCATAATCGCAAATTCTCCAAAAGCAGATTACTTCCCGGCTATGGAGCGCAAGTCTTGGAATCAATTGCTCAAGCCGTGATCCGTGTTTGCCAATTTCGAGTCTAGTGCTTTCGGGGTGTGTCAGGGTGTGCCAAAGTGGGTGCTCTCCCCCTTCTGGGAAATTGCTTTATTAGGATCGCGCTCTTCTGAACCAATGAGCTGCTGCACCGTTTGCTGTGGCTGTTTACCATTGTGGCCCAGCAACCAAACGTCACGTGAGTCTCCCCTTTCCCCGTCCCGCCCGAGACCCACCAGTTCCTCCCCTCTCGACCTCAACCCCAGCACACTCAATCACAAAGCAAAGGTTCACTCACCGCACATCAATCGGCGAGCTTATCCCAAAAAGCCATTCTAGTCGACACACTGAGATTTCCTAGAATACGAATCCTACCTATAAGCGTTGCTCCAGTCTAACTTCAACTGACAGGAATTTCATTCAAGAGGAAATCGTCACGTTCAAAAATAGCGTAGCCAGTCAACGTCAGAAAGTTCGTTTCTTCCAAGCCTGCAGAGAAGCACAGGGAGTGGGGAGAGTGGTCAGAGAGCGGAGACATCGGCGGAAGCAGGAGTAGcaagaaaagagaaaaagaaagcgAGACGTAAATACTGCAACGAAACACTACACTATGAACACCTGTACCGTTCAAACCGGCTGGCCGCGTCGGCAAACGCGCCGGGTTCAGAAATCTAGCACCTCCCCTTGCAACCCCCTGTGTATCTCCAGGCATGAAGGCCCTTTTGGCAAGTTTCCTTCATCAAGTCGTTaccaaaaacaaaaaaacgACATCTCCAACAGAAAGGGCACCACGGCCCGGTGCCCACCGTTCCTCCCGTGCCCCGGCAACTTTTTAACGCGGAGTCAAGCAAGTCGTTGGTCATGAGCGTCATAAGCAAGGAAAAGACGACAGGTAGAACAAGAAAAGAAGGACagaaagagaaaaaagaTCTGCTGGGGACGGGGCTATCTGCCACCTCGAGAGCCGGTTCGACGAGAGCCCCAGAGTTTACCCAGCTTCTGCTATGTTAGTGTTTCGTCCCTGTCGTGACAATTGCAGCCGCCTAGGATCGTAAACAGGCGCTGCGTCTTTTTGCTTTCCGGAAAGAAGAAAATCGAAAAGAGGTCGTCACCCGCAGAACAAGCGGTGGAGAGCCCGACCTGAACGGGCTCATTTAGATTAGACCCAAACCCATAGGAATGAACCGTCATTCCATCAAGCCCGTTTACTACCATTACCGAGACATTGAACAAAGAGAATCGTGCTCGCAAGAGCGTCCTCGAGAAATTAGCCAGAGGCCTCGTTCTCCTTTTCGGAATGGACACAGGGCATTCCTTGATTTGTTCAAGAGAGAAAGGTTTGACCTTGGCAATTACGGCAGTTGCCCTCCTGCCAAAAGGGAGGGGTGGGGGTGTGAAAGGACTCCTTCGCGGGGCGGGGAAAAAAAATCGCAAAGGACCCCTCGCACCGCACCTCTTTACCTGCGTCTCTGTGCTGAGATGGCAGCCGTCGGCTGGGTCATCTGGTTGTTGAACGTGGGGGATGGCATTGACCCAGTGCCGTTAACCAGTCCCTTCTGGCGCTTCATGTCTCCCCGGTCATCGTCCTCGTCTCGTCCTCTCTTCAGTGTCGGCACACCACTCAGCACGGGATATCCGTTGGGCATCGAGCCTGACATGTCGCCTTGGTTGCCATAAACGTCGTTGGTCGACGTGCCGTTGGCGGATCCGCGCTCGTTGCTGACCACATTATACAGGTTGCTCGACGTCTGTCCCACCCGCGGCGGAGTACTGTATCCCTGTGGCCCATAATACGGCTGCGGAGCGGCGGCTGTCCTAGGTGTCGCCCGGCCGGATCCGGCTTGATGCGGCGAGCCTGCCAGCTCAGGAGAAATGTGCGAATGATCGTTTGAGAGGGAGGAAACCGGAGGAGGGTTGTACGGGTAAGTACTCCGGTTCGCATCATAAGCCCCGCTGTCATGGGTGTACTCGCCGTCGTTCTCGTGGTCTGCTTCCTCCTCGGCGCTTGCTCCCGCCTCGCCTTGGCTGGCTTGCATGATGCCATTCGGAGGTTTCGTATCACCCTGCTCAGCGTTGGAACCATTGGAACGGTTTGCTGGCGGACCCATCTCGCTCTTCACGTAGTTGTTGTGCGTGTTGGTGTAGATGGGAGGCCTGTCATTTGACGGTGGCGGAtacgacgaggacggcggTCCCGGCTGGTACATCGGGCGCGAGTTATCGTACGGCTGGCTCGCAGGCGGATAATTCTGCATGCTTTGCAGGCTGGAACCGGACGGCGTGGCCGCGGGCGTGCTCGGCAGCGAGCGAGAGTTGTTAGTCAAACTAGTGTCGATTGACACCTGGTTGGGTCCTTGTCCATTCCCCATCCCCTGCTGATTCCACTGGAAATTGTCAGAATTACCCATTCCATTCATCACGGTCGGAGCACTAGTCGGAGCCGTAGGGAACGAATGGGAGCGGTCCAGTGACGGACGAACCATTGATGGAGGGTGGGATGATAGCGGCGGTTGGGGCCCTGGCAGCGCCAATTGATGATGCGGGAGGGACGGCAGTCCAGGGATCGGTTTACGCTGTGCCGCTGCCATAACTTGGCCTCGACTCTGGTTGGTCGGGTGGCAGAGAAGATTGCTGATGTTATGGACGAAGAGGGGATACAGCAGCTCCGTAATCTTCTCCTTGTTGGCAAAATCGAGCGCCCGCTCAAAGGGAATCCTTCAACACGTCGTCTTAGCAAAGGTCGAGCCGGGGCTGGGTGACaggaaggaagggggggggggggggggaagaggggcAATCCTAGACGTACCAAACTCCCTTCAGATGCATGGGACCGATCTTGACAACGTGGCGGACCTTTTCGCTCTTGAGAATGCCATCTCGACGACCGCGAGTCATGCCTGCCACGTTCAAGAGCTTGGTGCCGTTGATCATGGAATTGTCTGCAGAACGACGGAAATGCGCGAGTTAGAGACACAGCATGCACGGAACGATTTCAAGGGAAACATACCCTCCCGGCGAGCGACACAAATGCCCCGGGCCTCAACCTGAAAGCAGAGGGAGCCCTCATCTTCCCAC
This genomic interval carries:
- a CDS encoding uncharacterized protein (Contains conserved domain Smc[COG1196], Chromosome segregation ATPases), yielding MATPLTPTPSAALNSSTPAGAGAGHGTFDTARKPVDNAENRNSSDDGDSTPFLPHGRDSVTSPTQRGPSPPKPRPGSRILSGSELSPLKILQQHQQSQVQAQTQNQPSPQSAGEEAPSSAKSMPPPPLPQSPRKPAPIKRFPVRVSQASSTASESPRRSSEDRRSSGERQFTGERQASSLPEAVRENEGLKHVIDIFEDEVNAMNDEPDDIDHDGDHTMSMEHDAADGRSHAAEEEHSAADDTMMSTFSAFSTVPNLTMLGQMRSDSPTKLSTVGGSTPRVGGRPEGSIAARTPRSNGSYDAGNTTTNLMDFTEQMRYGAYGAQPTPSRRGGHLPARTPDDAATPQRNNLVNLLDFDIPPAPTPRSIPTITPRELESLKSGFLSEISSLKASLSGKEAEVLSLKTAVGDAEKRVGECMEQLREVQGMLEALQAEKDSWERRGREMEAVLRKVKEEIVVSQREREELEFKLDEAEKRREAAEMMAQDAESKMAGMRAGKLSAEAAAAAGENRPPVPSNKEVEIAVERVARELHALYKSKHETKVAALKKSYENRWEKQVRKLQAQVDQLTQENDELRHSNHSRSHGGIDPARLAEIEEERRADKARDAAQIKELEAEVEKLEAVLKTVQADNADLRVLLERERVEKGELVMLAEEMMNMQQSFIGNVPEEDEEQQQQQQQQQQPQPQQPTPAPAPVQSAKTPNRRQSSSLSSRTPGTTAGNGSSTNNFRMSVNGAPNGFRASGLRAPGASGFGKPSGIAGPESRIGRVAHHERTKSAAVMGVSGHHGSASGERTERDWLLVEPVDAFGGSKASHHVNTPSLLFGF